The proteins below are encoded in one region of Silene latifolia isolate original U9 population chromosome 2, ASM4854445v1, whole genome shotgun sequence:
- the LOC141641455 gene encoding uncharacterized protein LOC141641455, with amino-acid sequence MQIKSFHSESWKSILKVRDLLLAKTGGIDNACALLYSCVAGGKLQLSLIYEQLRDYDHKINWEKTVWNRAALPKHSVLVVLAMQHKLATIDKLNHRGMHIVNHCILCKAANESHQHLFCCCQFAASIWHRLLQWLKLRGRIDCLKRELHWLAGRRTRRNWITQWISSCLTALTYSIWEERNFCIFRDVEHNEDYIIR; translated from the coding sequence ATGCAGATAAAAAGCTTTCACTCTGAGAGCTGGAAAAGCATTCTGAAGGTCAGAGATCTGTTATTAGCAAAGACTGGTGGCATTGACAATGCTTGTGCCTTGCTGTATAGTTGTGTTGCAGGTGGGAAGCTGCAACTCAGCTTAATCTATGAACAGTTGAGAGATTATGATCATAAAATCAATTGGGAAAAGACTGTGTGGAATAGGGCTGCTCTTCCTAAGCATAGTGTCCTGGTTGTCTTGGCTATGCAGCATAAATTAGCTACCATTGATAAATTGAATCATAGGGGAATGCATATTGTTAATCATTGCATTCTGTGCAAAGCTGCAAATGAGTCTCATCAGCACTTGTTTTGTTGTTGTCAGTTTGCTGCATCAATTTGGCACAGGTTATTGCAATGGCTGAAGCTAAGGGGAAGGATTGATTGTTTGAAAAGGGAACTGCATTGGTTAGCTGGTAGAAGGACTAGACGCAATTGGATAACTCAGTGGATATCAAGCTGTCTTACTGCATTAACTTACAGCATCTGGGAAGAACGGAATTTCTGTATTTTTCGAGATGTTGAACATAATGAGGACTACATTATAAGATGA